A single window of Pogoniulus pusillus isolate bPogPus1 chromosome 11, bPogPus1.pri, whole genome shotgun sequence DNA harbors:
- the DDX5 gene encoding probable ATP-dependent RNA helicase DDX5 isoform X2, translated as MPGFGAPRFGGSRGGPLSGKKFGNPGEKLTKKKWNLDELPKFEKNFYQEHPDVARRTVQEVEQYRASKEVTVRGHNCPKPIMNFYEANFPANVMEVIQRQNFTEPTAIQAQGWPVALSGLDMVGVAQTGSGKTLSYLLPAIVHINHQPFLERGDGPICLVLAPTRELAQQVQQVAAEYSRACRLKSTCIYGGAPKGPQIRDLERGVEICIATPGRLIDFLEAGKTNLRRCTYLVLDEADRMLDMGFEPQIRKIVDQIRPDRQTLMWSATWPKEVRQLAEDFLKEYVHINIGALELSANHNILQIVDVCHDVEKDDKLIRLMEEIMSEKENKTIVFVETKRRCDDLTRKMRRDGWPAMGIHGDKSQQERDWVLNEFKHGKAPILIATDVASRGLDVEDVKFVINYDYPNSSEDYIHRIGRTARSTKTGTAYTFFTPNNIKQVNDLISVLREANQAINPKLLQLIEDRGSGRSRGDRRDRYSAGKRGGFSSFRERENFERNYGPIGKRDFGAKTQNGAYTAQSFSNGTPFGNGFAAAAGMQAGFRAGNPAGAYQNGYEQQYGSNIANMHNGMNQQQYAYPATGAAPMIGYPMPTSYSQ; from the exons ATGCCCGG GTTTGGAGCCCCCCGTTTTGGAGGAAGTAGAGGTGGACCTCTGTCTGGGAAGAAATTTGGAAACCCTGGGGAAAAgcttaccaaaaaaaaatggaatttaGATGAGCTGCCCAAGTTTGAGAAGAACTTTTATCAAGAACATCCTGATGTGGCCAGACGTACTGTG CAAGAAGTTGAACAATATAGAGCAAGCAAAGAAGTTACAGTTAGGGGCCATAACTGTCCAAAACCAATTATGAACTTCTATGAAGCTAACTTTCCTG CAAACGTTATGGAAGTAATTCAGAGGCAGAACTTCACTGAGCCAACTGCTATTCAGGCACAGGGTTGGCCTGTTGCATTGAGCGGATTGGATATGGTTGGAGTGGCACAGACTGGATCAGGGAAAACACTGTCT TACTTGTTGCCTGCTATTGTGCATATAAATCATCAGCCATTCCTGGAGCGAGGAGATGGACCTATT TGTCTTGTGTTGGCACCAACTCGTGAACTGGCTCAACAAGTGCAGCAGGTAGCTGCTGAATATAGCAGAGCTTGCCGTTTGAAGTCTACATGTATTTATGGAGGTGCTCCAAAGGGACCACAAATTCGTGACTTGGAAAGAG GTGTGGAAATCTGCATTGCAACACCTGGAAGGCTTATAGACTTCTTAGAAGCTGGAAAGACCAATCTCAGGAGATGTACTTACCTTGTCCTTGATGAGGCTGACAGGATGCTTGACATGGGATTTGAACCTCAGATCAGAAAAATTGTGGATCAGATCAGA CCTGACAGGCAGACTCTGATGTGGAGTGCCACATGGCCAAAGGAAGTAAGGCAGTTGGCTGAAGACTTCCTAAAAGAGTATGTGCACATCAACATCGGTGCGCTAGAACTCAGTGCAAACCACAACATTCTGCAGATCGTGGATGTGTGTCATGATGTAGAGAAAGATGACAA GCTTATTCGTTTGATGGAAGAAATAATGagtgagaaggaaaacaaaacaattgtCTTTGTGGAAACCAAAAGACGGTGTGATGATCTGACCAGGAAAATGAGAAGAGATGG GTGGCCAGCAATGGGTATTCATGGTGATAAGAGTCAACAGGAGAGGGACTGGGTTCTAAATG AATTCAAACATGGAAAAGCACCAATCCTGATTGCTACAGATGTTGCATCCAGAGGTCTAG ATGTGGAAGATGTGAAATTTGTCATCAATTATGACTACCCTAACTCCTCAGAGGACTATATCCACCGAATTGGACGAACTGCCCGCAGTACCAAAACAGGCACAGCATACACATTCTTTACTCCTAACAATATTAAGCAAGTAAATGACCTCATCTCTGTGCTTCGGGAGGCTAATCAAGCCATCAACCCCAAATTGCTTCAGTTGATTGAAGACAGAGGTTCAG GTCGTTCCAGAGGTGATCGACGTGACAGATATTCTGCGGGCAAAAGGGGTGGATTTAGTAGTTTTAGAGAGAGGGAGAACTTTGAGAGAAACTATGGTCCAATAGGAAAGAGAGACTTTGGAGCAAAGACTCAGAATGGGGCATACACTGCCCAGAGTTTCAGTAATGGAACACCTTTTGGCAAtggctttgcagcagctgcaggcatgcAGGCTGGCTTCAGGGCTGGTAACCCCGCAGGAGCTTACCAGAATGGCTATGAACAGCAGTACGGCAGTAACATTGCAAACATGCACAATGGCATGAACCAGCAGCAGTATGCATACCCTGCCACTGGTGCTGCTCCCATGATAGGTTACCCAATGCCCACAAGTTATTCTCAATAA
- the POLG2 gene encoding DNA polymerase subunit gamma-2, mitochondrial isoform X1, which yields MALGCRQGPCWCGRSSLGRPALRRRRPLAAAGVEAGPPIRPYAVAGGAEAVGGEELLEVCWRRHFLRACSEPRPWRAYLSGSHPGFGPLGVGLRANLQAQWWDSALAFREQVLAVDAPLHSPLAASSQPAGQSLRLLHSETLREALRDGRSGEEALGSAGMLRDSLLPGALAQYASCLELVNKRLPCGLAQIGVCFHSLPESEQHNKNFRRIGERTTSLLTWFSSPRTAGQWLDYWLRQRLQWWRKFAVGPSNFSSSDFQDEEGRRGFNLHYTFPWGTETIETLKNLGDTELLQMYPGDSSKLLGRDGRKNVIPHVLSVSGNLDRGVLAYLFDSLQLAENPLTKKKTSQRKVLKLHPCLAPIKVALDVGKGPTTELRQVCQGLFNELSENRISVWPGYLDTVQVSLEQLYTKYDEMSILFMVLITDATLENGVVQLRSRDTTMKEMMHISRLKDFLTKYVTSAKNV from the exons ATGGCGCTGGGCTGCCGCCAGGGGCCTTGCTGGTGTGGCCGCTCTTCTTTGGGCCGGCCTGCGCTGAGGCGGCGGAGGCCCCTCGCTGCAGCGGGAGTGGAGGCCGGGCCCCCGATACGGCCCTACGCGGTGGCTGGCGGTGCTGAGGCGGTGGGCGGGGAAGAGCTGCTCGAAGTGTGCTGGCGGCGGCACTTTCTGAGGGCTTGCTCGGAGCCGCGGCCCTGGCGCGCCTATCTCAGCGGTTCCCACCCAGGGTTCGGGCCGCTGGGAGTGGGACTGCGAGCCAATCTGCAGGCCCAGTGGTGGGACTCGGCGCTGGCCTTCCGGGAGCAGGTGTTGGCGGTAGATGCCCCGCTCCACAGCCCGCTTGCTGCCAGCTCTCAGCCAGCCGGGCAGAGTCTtcgtctgctgcactcagagacGCTGCGCGAAGCCCTCCGGGACGGCCGGTCTGGGGAAGAAGCGCTGGGCAGCGCGGGGATGCTCCGTGACAGCCTGCTTCCCG GTGCATTAGCACAGTACGCTAGCTGCTTAGAACTGGTGAACAAAAGACTGCCTTGTGGCCTCGCTCAAATTGGAGTGTGCTTTCACTCTCTTCCAGAGAGTGAACAACACAACAAAAACTTTAGAAG AATAGGAGAGAGGACCACGTCTTTGCTTACATGGTTTAGTTCTCCCAGAACAGCAGGACAGTGGCTGGATTACTGGTTGCGGCAGAGGCTCCAGTGGTGGAGAAAG ttCGCAGTAGGCCCATCtaacttcagcagcagtgactTCCAGgatgaagaaggaagaagaggttttAATTTACATTACACCTTTCCTTGGGGGACAGAAACAATAGAAACATTGAagaaccttggtgatactgaacTGTTACAGATGTATCCAGGGGATAGTTCAAAATTACTT GGCCGAGATGGAAGGAAGAATGTTATTCCTCATGTTCTGTCTGTGAGTGGAAATCTGGACCGGGGAGTGTTAGCCTATCTCTTTGATTCTCTACAGCTAGCTGAGAATCCcttaacaaaaaagaaaacttcACAGAGAAAG GTGCTTAAGCTTCATCCTTGTTTAGCACCTATTAAAGTGGCCTTGGATGTAGGAAAAGGTCCAACAACAGAGCTGAGACAG GTGTGTCAAGGATTGTTCAATGAACTGTCAGAAAACAGAATTTCTGTGTGGCCAGGTTATCTGGATACTGTGCAGGTATCTCTGGAACAGCTTTACACAAA GTATGATGAGATGAGCATTCTTTTCATGGTCTTGATAACTGATGCCACTCTGGAGAATGGAGTGGTCCAGCTGAGAAGCAGAGACACCACCATGAAGGAAATGATGCACATTTCTAGGCTGAAGGACTTTTTAACCAAGTATGTAACATCAGCCAAAAATGTGTGA
- the POLG2 gene encoding DNA polymerase subunit gamma-2, mitochondrial isoform X3 has translation MALGCRQGPCWCGRSSLGRPALRRRRPLAAAGVEAGPPIRPYAVAGGAEAVGGEELLEVCWRRHFLRACSEPRPWRAYLSGSHPGFGPLGVGLRANLQAQWWDSALAFREQVLAVDAPLHSPLAASSQPAGQSLRLLHSETLREALRDGRSGEEALGSAGMLRDSLLPGALAQYASCLELVNKRLPCGLAQIGVCFHSLPESEQHNKNFRRIGERTTSLLTWFSSPRTAGQWLDYWLRQRLQWWRKFAVGPSNFSSSDFQDEEGRRGFNLHYTFPWGTETIETLKNLGDTELLQMYPGDSSKLLGRDGRKNVIPHVLSVSGNLDRGVLAYLFDSLQLAENPLTKKKTSQRKVLKLHPCLAPIKVALDVGKGPTTELRQVCQGLFNELSENRISVWPGYLDTVQV, from the exons ATGGCGCTGGGCTGCCGCCAGGGGCCTTGCTGGTGTGGCCGCTCTTCTTTGGGCCGGCCTGCGCTGAGGCGGCGGAGGCCCCTCGCTGCAGCGGGAGTGGAGGCCGGGCCCCCGATACGGCCCTACGCGGTGGCTGGCGGTGCTGAGGCGGTGGGCGGGGAAGAGCTGCTCGAAGTGTGCTGGCGGCGGCACTTTCTGAGGGCTTGCTCGGAGCCGCGGCCCTGGCGCGCCTATCTCAGCGGTTCCCACCCAGGGTTCGGGCCGCTGGGAGTGGGACTGCGAGCCAATCTGCAGGCCCAGTGGTGGGACTCGGCGCTGGCCTTCCGGGAGCAGGTGTTGGCGGTAGATGCCCCGCTCCACAGCCCGCTTGCTGCCAGCTCTCAGCCAGCCGGGCAGAGTCTtcgtctgctgcactcagagacGCTGCGCGAAGCCCTCCGGGACGGCCGGTCTGGGGAAGAAGCGCTGGGCAGCGCGGGGATGCTCCGTGACAGCCTGCTTCCCG GTGCATTAGCACAGTACGCTAGCTGCTTAGAACTGGTGAACAAAAGACTGCCTTGTGGCCTCGCTCAAATTGGAGTGTGCTTTCACTCTCTTCCAGAGAGTGAACAACACAACAAAAACTTTAGAAG AATAGGAGAGAGGACCACGTCTTTGCTTACATGGTTTAGTTCTCCCAGAACAGCAGGACAGTGGCTGGATTACTGGTTGCGGCAGAGGCTCCAGTGGTGGAGAAAG ttCGCAGTAGGCCCATCtaacttcagcagcagtgactTCCAGgatgaagaaggaagaagaggttttAATTTACATTACACCTTTCCTTGGGGGACAGAAACAATAGAAACATTGAagaaccttggtgatactgaacTGTTACAGATGTATCCAGGGGATAGTTCAAAATTACTT GGCCGAGATGGAAGGAAGAATGTTATTCCTCATGTTCTGTCTGTGAGTGGAAATCTGGACCGGGGAGTGTTAGCCTATCTCTTTGATTCTCTACAGCTAGCTGAGAATCCcttaacaaaaaagaaaacttcACAGAGAAAG GTGCTTAAGCTTCATCCTTGTTTAGCACCTATTAAAGTGGCCTTGGATGTAGGAAAAGGTCCAACAACAGAGCTGAGACAG GTGTGTCAAGGATTGTTCAATGAACTGTCAGAAAACAGAATTTCTGTGTGGCCAGGTTATCTGGATACTGTGCAG GTATGA
- the DDX5 gene encoding probable ATP-dependent RNA helicase DDX5 isoform X1 produces MPGYSSERDRGFGAPRFGGSRGGPLSGKKFGNPGEKLTKKKWNLDELPKFEKNFYQEHPDVARRTVQEVEQYRASKEVTVRGHNCPKPIMNFYEANFPANVMEVIQRQNFTEPTAIQAQGWPVALSGLDMVGVAQTGSGKTLSYLLPAIVHINHQPFLERGDGPICLVLAPTRELAQQVQQVAAEYSRACRLKSTCIYGGAPKGPQIRDLERGVEICIATPGRLIDFLEAGKTNLRRCTYLVLDEADRMLDMGFEPQIRKIVDQIRPDRQTLMWSATWPKEVRQLAEDFLKEYVHINIGALELSANHNILQIVDVCHDVEKDDKLIRLMEEIMSEKENKTIVFVETKRRCDDLTRKMRRDGWPAMGIHGDKSQQERDWVLNEFKHGKAPILIATDVASRGLDVEDVKFVINYDYPNSSEDYIHRIGRTARSTKTGTAYTFFTPNNIKQVNDLISVLREANQAINPKLLQLIEDRGSGRSRGDRRDRYSAGKRGGFSSFRERENFERNYGPIGKRDFGAKTQNGAYTAQSFSNGTPFGNGFAAAAGMQAGFRAGNPAGAYQNGYEQQYGSNIANMHNGMNQQQYAYPATGAAPMIGYPMPTSYSQ; encoded by the exons ATGCCCGGGTATTCCAGCGAAAGGGATAGAGG GTTTGGAGCCCCCCGTTTTGGAGGAAGTAGAGGTGGACCTCTGTCTGGGAAGAAATTTGGAAACCCTGGGGAAAAgcttaccaaaaaaaaatggaatttaGATGAGCTGCCCAAGTTTGAGAAGAACTTTTATCAAGAACATCCTGATGTGGCCAGACGTACTGTG CAAGAAGTTGAACAATATAGAGCAAGCAAAGAAGTTACAGTTAGGGGCCATAACTGTCCAAAACCAATTATGAACTTCTATGAAGCTAACTTTCCTG CAAACGTTATGGAAGTAATTCAGAGGCAGAACTTCACTGAGCCAACTGCTATTCAGGCACAGGGTTGGCCTGTTGCATTGAGCGGATTGGATATGGTTGGAGTGGCACAGACTGGATCAGGGAAAACACTGTCT TACTTGTTGCCTGCTATTGTGCATATAAATCATCAGCCATTCCTGGAGCGAGGAGATGGACCTATT TGTCTTGTGTTGGCACCAACTCGTGAACTGGCTCAACAAGTGCAGCAGGTAGCTGCTGAATATAGCAGAGCTTGCCGTTTGAAGTCTACATGTATTTATGGAGGTGCTCCAAAGGGACCACAAATTCGTGACTTGGAAAGAG GTGTGGAAATCTGCATTGCAACACCTGGAAGGCTTATAGACTTCTTAGAAGCTGGAAAGACCAATCTCAGGAGATGTACTTACCTTGTCCTTGATGAGGCTGACAGGATGCTTGACATGGGATTTGAACCTCAGATCAGAAAAATTGTGGATCAGATCAGA CCTGACAGGCAGACTCTGATGTGGAGTGCCACATGGCCAAAGGAAGTAAGGCAGTTGGCTGAAGACTTCCTAAAAGAGTATGTGCACATCAACATCGGTGCGCTAGAACTCAGTGCAAACCACAACATTCTGCAGATCGTGGATGTGTGTCATGATGTAGAGAAAGATGACAA GCTTATTCGTTTGATGGAAGAAATAATGagtgagaaggaaaacaaaacaattgtCTTTGTGGAAACCAAAAGACGGTGTGATGATCTGACCAGGAAAATGAGAAGAGATGG GTGGCCAGCAATGGGTATTCATGGTGATAAGAGTCAACAGGAGAGGGACTGGGTTCTAAATG AATTCAAACATGGAAAAGCACCAATCCTGATTGCTACAGATGTTGCATCCAGAGGTCTAG ATGTGGAAGATGTGAAATTTGTCATCAATTATGACTACCCTAACTCCTCAGAGGACTATATCCACCGAATTGGACGAACTGCCCGCAGTACCAAAACAGGCACAGCATACACATTCTTTACTCCTAACAATATTAAGCAAGTAAATGACCTCATCTCTGTGCTTCGGGAGGCTAATCAAGCCATCAACCCCAAATTGCTTCAGTTGATTGAAGACAGAGGTTCAG GTCGTTCCAGAGGTGATCGACGTGACAGATATTCTGCGGGCAAAAGGGGTGGATTTAGTAGTTTTAGAGAGAGGGAGAACTTTGAGAGAAACTATGGTCCAATAGGAAAGAGAGACTTTGGAGCAAAGACTCAGAATGGGGCATACACTGCCCAGAGTTTCAGTAATGGAACACCTTTTGGCAAtggctttgcagcagctgcaggcatgcAGGCTGGCTTCAGGGCTGGTAACCCCGCAGGAGCTTACCAGAATGGCTATGAACAGCAGTACGGCAGTAACATTGCAAACATGCACAATGGCATGAACCAGCAGCAGTATGCATACCCTGCCACTGGTGCTGCTCCCATGATAGGTTACCCAATGCCCACAAGTTATTCTCAATAA
- the POLG2 gene encoding DNA polymerase subunit gamma-2, mitochondrial isoform X2 — translation MALGCRQGPCWCGRSSLGRPALRRRRPLAAAGVEAGPPIRPYAVAGGAEAVGGEELLEVCWRRHFLRACSEPRPWRAYLSGSHPGFGPLGVGLRANLQAQWWDSALAFREQVLAVDAPLHSPLAASSQPAGQSLRLLHSETLREALRDGRSGEEALGSAGMLRDSLLPGALAQYASCLELVNKRLPCGLAQIGVCFHSLPESEQHNKNFRRIGERTTSLLTWFSSPRTAGQWLDYWLRQRLQWWRKFAVGPSNFSSSDFQDEEGRRGFNLHYTFPWGTETIETLKNLGDTELLQMYPGDSSKLLGRDGRKNVIPHVLSVLKLHPCLAPIKVALDVGKGPTTELRQVCQGLFNELSENRISVWPGYLDTVQVSLEQLYTKYDEMSILFMVLITDATLENGVVQLRSRDTTMKEMMHISRLKDFLTKYVTSAKNV, via the exons ATGGCGCTGGGCTGCCGCCAGGGGCCTTGCTGGTGTGGCCGCTCTTCTTTGGGCCGGCCTGCGCTGAGGCGGCGGAGGCCCCTCGCTGCAGCGGGAGTGGAGGCCGGGCCCCCGATACGGCCCTACGCGGTGGCTGGCGGTGCTGAGGCGGTGGGCGGGGAAGAGCTGCTCGAAGTGTGCTGGCGGCGGCACTTTCTGAGGGCTTGCTCGGAGCCGCGGCCCTGGCGCGCCTATCTCAGCGGTTCCCACCCAGGGTTCGGGCCGCTGGGAGTGGGACTGCGAGCCAATCTGCAGGCCCAGTGGTGGGACTCGGCGCTGGCCTTCCGGGAGCAGGTGTTGGCGGTAGATGCCCCGCTCCACAGCCCGCTTGCTGCCAGCTCTCAGCCAGCCGGGCAGAGTCTtcgtctgctgcactcagagacGCTGCGCGAAGCCCTCCGGGACGGCCGGTCTGGGGAAGAAGCGCTGGGCAGCGCGGGGATGCTCCGTGACAGCCTGCTTCCCG GTGCATTAGCACAGTACGCTAGCTGCTTAGAACTGGTGAACAAAAGACTGCCTTGTGGCCTCGCTCAAATTGGAGTGTGCTTTCACTCTCTTCCAGAGAGTGAACAACACAACAAAAACTTTAGAAG AATAGGAGAGAGGACCACGTCTTTGCTTACATGGTTTAGTTCTCCCAGAACAGCAGGACAGTGGCTGGATTACTGGTTGCGGCAGAGGCTCCAGTGGTGGAGAAAG ttCGCAGTAGGCCCATCtaacttcagcagcagtgactTCCAGgatgaagaaggaagaagaggttttAATTTACATTACACCTTTCCTTGGGGGACAGAAACAATAGAAACATTGAagaaccttggtgatactgaacTGTTACAGATGTATCCAGGGGATAGTTCAAAATTACTT GGCCGAGATGGAAGGAAGAATGTTATTCCTCATGTTCTGTCT GTGCTTAAGCTTCATCCTTGTTTAGCACCTATTAAAGTGGCCTTGGATGTAGGAAAAGGTCCAACAACAGAGCTGAGACAG GTGTGTCAAGGATTGTTCAATGAACTGTCAGAAAACAGAATTTCTGTGTGGCCAGGTTATCTGGATACTGTGCAGGTATCTCTGGAACAGCTTTACACAAA GTATGATGAGATGAGCATTCTTTTCATGGTCTTGATAACTGATGCCACTCTGGAGAATGGAGTGGTCCAGCTGAGAAGCAGAGACACCACCATGAAGGAAATGATGCACATTTCTAGGCTGAAGGACTTTTTAACCAAGTATGTAACATCAGCCAAAAATGTGTGA